CCAGCAGCAACACCTCGAAAGAAAACCACACCAATAATAGTACCAAAAACTAAAGCAACAGTTACCTGTGGATCAGAAGCAATTAATCCTACACCTTTTGATGACAAAACAGCTACTAAAACACCACAAAAAATAGCAATCCAACCTAGTGGTGATTTAAATATAGTAAATAAATCTTTAATTCCAATTTGGCCAGTGGCAATCGGAATAAGAATACTGATAGTTATAATAATTACACCAAAATTTATTCCTTTTGTAGATAAGATAGGAAATATTTTCTTTGATAAGGGAAAAAGTTTAATGATAAGTACAACTGCTGTTGCAATGATTAGACTATTGTTTTTAGCAATTATAGCAATCATTAAAATTAATAATAGAAATAGCCAACTTTCAATGATGAAAAGCTCCTTTCAATAATATTTTATGTACCAAGATTGATATGTTATTTAATAAATAATAAAATGAATATTGTTTTATTTTGTCGTATAAAGAAAAAATTGTCAAATGTTTATTGTCTCTAAACTTTAAATAAATCGACCATTTTGTA
The genomic region above belongs to Melissococcus plutonius ATCC 35311 and contains:
- a CDS encoding DUF441 domain-containing protein; protein product: MESWLFLLLILMIAIIAKNNSLIIATAVVLIIKLFPLSKKIFPILSTKGINFGVIIITISILIPIATGQIGIKDLFTIFKSPLGWIAIFCGVLVAVLSSKGVGLIASDPQVTVALVFGTIIGVVFFRGVAAGPIIASGITYCLIQFIQFIVK